A single Vicia villosa cultivar HV-30 ecotype Madison, WI unplaced genomic scaffold, Vvil1.0 ctg.000449F_1_1, whole genome shotgun sequence DNA region contains:
- the LOC131628377 gene encoding secreted RxLR effector protein 161-like, with protein sequence MYRSLVGSLFYLTSTRPDLMFAASLLSRFMSKPSHLHLGAAKRVQRYVMGSMEHGIRFEKNYKIEAKGYCDSDWAGSVDDMKSTSGYVFSLVSGVISWCSKKQDTVAQSSAEAEYLAAGLATQQSLWLRRTLEDIGEKQEESMLLHYDNK encoded by the coding sequence atgtatagaagtttggttggaagtttGTTTTATCTAACATCTACACGACCCGACTTAATGTTCGCTGCTAGTTTACTCtcaaggttcatgagtaaaccaagTCATTTACATCTTGGAGCAGCAAAAAGAGTACAAAGGTATGTCATGGGATCCATGGAGCATGGAATCAGGTTTGAAAAGAATTATAAAATTGAAGCTAAAGGCTACTGTGACAGTGATTGGGCTGGAAGTGTTGATGACATGAAAAGCACTTCTGGTTATGTGTTCAGCCTGGTTTCTGGAGTAATTTCTTGGTGTTCAAAGAAACAAGACACTGTAGCGCAATCTTCAGCAGAAGCAGAATATTTGGCAGCTGGTTTGGCTACACAACAATCGTTGTGGTTGAGAAGAACACTTGAAGATATCGGAGAAAAGCAAGAAGAAAGTATGCTGCTTCACTATGACAATAAATAA